The Glycine soja cultivar W05 chromosome 6, ASM419377v2, whole genome shotgun sequence genome has a window encoding:
- the LOC114414753 gene encoding pumilio homolog 12-like, which translates to MSSQRSSSSVFDNDQSPTLLTSSQQPLAMPRFLSQTQNPGQTLEDVFSRLSVSASPFNYPPSDFSAGSSYGVKTPSKILPCNGWGHGVTTLQSSNLWHPAFTSNNYSYYDDGFVDSKPLVRQREKTPTFGGGAFPVFPLSNGMQQKTPDDAGFLYGFLGGNNGSNNLGFSGNERRLRWFNDLRGRVLLLATDQHECRTLQETMRKLTREEFYIIFLELINHVTDLMVDPFGNYVVQRMVEICTEEQLSQIVLSLAQCNFQLVRICLSAHGIRGVEKLLERVTTQEQRDLVLSALCPGAAILAKDVNGHRVLLHCLKQFSGEDNENLLNVVANKCFEIATDKTGCVVLQQCINHAQGETKQKLLDAIILHVSLLAEDCYGNYVVQHLLSLKVPGVAESLLIQLKGRFFYLACNKYGSNVVERFLQDSGEKHSTSIVLELLHNPNVAMLLVDPYGNYVIKSALSASKGHVRNRLERLIKLNSLIMRSNLYGKKLLAWFEKGKI; encoded by the exons ATGTCGTCGCAACGATCATCATCATCTGTGTTCGACAACGATCAGTCTCCGACGTTGTTGACGTCGTCTCAGCAACCCTTGGCCATGCCCCGGTTCTTGTCGCAAACCCAAAACCCTGGTCAAACCCTAGAAGACGTTTTTTCTCGTCTCTCTGTCTCCGCGTCTCCCTTCAACTACCCACCTTCTGATTTCTCCGCCGGTAGCTCTTACGGCGTCAAAACCCCCTCAAAGATTCTTCCTTGTAACGGTTGGGGTCATGGGGTTACCACTCTTCAAAGTTCCAATCTTTGGCACCCCGCATTCACCTCCAACAATTATTCTTATTATGATGATGGTTTTGTCGATTCCAAACCTTTGGTGAGGCAAAGAGAAAAAACCCCCACATTTGGTGGAGGTGCTTTTCCCGTTTTTCCACTCTCCAATGGGATGCAACAGAAAACCCCTGATGATGCTGGTTTCTTGTACGGGTTTTTGGGTGGTAATAACGGGTCCAATAATCTGGGGTTTAGTGGCAACGAAAGGCGCCTCCGATGGTTCAATGATTTGCGGGGGAGGGTTCTGTTGTTGGCTACGGATCAACATGAGTGTAGGACTTTGCAGGAGACAATGAGAAAATTGACTAGAGAAGAGTTTTATATCATCTTCTTGGAGCTGATCAATCACGTGACCGATTTGATGGTTGATCCCTTTGGGAACTATGTTGTTCAAAGAATGGTGGAAATCTGCACTGAAGAGCAGCTGAGTCAGATCGTTTTGAGCTTGGCTCAGTGTAATTTTCAGTTGGTCAGAATTTGTCTAAGTGCGCATGG AATCCGGGGTGTTGAGAAACTATTGGAGCGTGTTACAACCCAAGAGCAACGAGATCTTGTTTTGTCAGCTCTTTGCCCCGGTGCTGCTATATTGGCCAAGGATGTGAATGGTCATCGGGTGCTTCTGCATTGTCTAAAACAATTCTCTGGAGAAGACAATGAG AATCTTCTGAATGTTGTGGCAAACAAGTGCTTTGAAATTGCAACAGATAAGACTGGGTGTGTTGTGCTGCAGCAATGCATTAACCATGCACAGGGAGAAACAAAACAGAAGCTGCTTGATGCTATCATATTACATGTTTCACTCTTAGCAGAAGACTGTTACGG CAACTATGTTGTGCAACATTTGTTGTCGCTGAAAGTACCAGGAGTTGCAGAATCTCTACTCATACAGCTTAAAGGAAGATTTTTCTATCTTGCCTGCAACAAATATGGGAGTAATGTAGTGGAGAGGTTCCTCCAAGACTCGGGTGAAAAGCATTCGACATCTATTGTTTTGGAGTTGCTCCACAATCCAAATGTTGCAATGCTTCTTGTGGATCCCTATGGAAATTATGTCATCAAATCAGCACTATCAGCATCTAAG GGTCATGTTCGGAATCGCTTGGAGCGACTGATCAAACTAAATTCCCTGATTATGCGGAGCAACCTCTATGGGAAGAAGTTACTTGCTTGGTTTGAAAAGGGGAAAATATAA
- the LOC114414754 gene encoding peamaclein-like gives MKLEFANVLLLCLVLSSSFLEISMAGSPFCDSKCAQRCAKAGVQDRCLRFCGICCEKCNCVPSGTYGNKDECPCYRDMKNSKGKDKCP, from the exons ATGAAGCTCGAGTTCGCAAATGTGCTACTTCTGTGCCTTGTCCTTAGCTCTTCTTTCTTGGAAATCTCAATGGCTGGTTCTC CTTTCTGTGACTCAAAGTGCGCGCAGAGGTGTGCCAAAGCTGGGGTTCAGGACAGATGCTTGAGGTTTTGCGGGATCTGCTGCGAGAAGTGCAACTGTGTCCCATCTGGGACTTACGGAAACAAGGACGAGTGCCCTTGCTACAGGGACATGAAGAACTCCAAGGGCAAGGACAAATGCCCTTGA